A DNA window from Hevea brasiliensis isolate MT/VB/25A 57/8 unplaced genomic scaffold, ASM3005281v1 Scaf7, whole genome shotgun sequence contains the following coding sequences:
- the LOC110661995 gene encoding uncharacterized GPI-anchored protein At5g19250-like, producing the protein MRMVAFISLHFAGEEDIVLQGLNSYRTSSGLPAFTNNEKASCLADKIAERVQEHQPCSASANSIQLANYPDLLQYCGINVAHISDGAVLPVCVPNLVPTLVLAGYTQTQYANYINDLKFTGAGIASEDDWMVVILSTSTPEGSFAAGGHSLISTTGGHFAGANSLVSKVDFGYCLVSFLLGMLVN; encoded by the coding sequence ATGCGTATGGTGGCCTTCATATCATTGCATTTTGCAGGTGAGGAAGACATTGTTCTTCAAGGCCTAAACAGTTACAGAACATCATCAGGCCTGCCAGCCTTCACAAATAATGAAAAGGCGTCGTGCCTTGCTGATAAAATTGCCGAAAGAGTACAAGAGCACCAACCATGTTCTGCAAGTGCCAACTCTATTCAGTTAGCAAACTACCCAGACCTACTACAATACTGCGGCATTAACGTTGCCCACATTAGTGATGGTGCAGTTTTGCCTGTTTGCGTGCCCAATTTGGTTCCAACTCTTGTGCTTGCCGGTTATACACAAACCCAGTATGCCAATTACATCAATGACTTGAAGTTCACTGGAGCAGGAATTGCCTCTGAGGACGATTGGATGGTTGTGATTTTGAGCACAAGCACTCCGGAGGGAAGCTTCGCAGCAGGAGGCCATAGTTTGATTTCCACCACCGGAGGGCATTTTGCAGGAGCTAATAGTTTGGTTTCCAAGGTTGATTTTGGTTATTGCTTGGTTTCTTTCTTGCTGGGTATGCTTGTTAATTAA
- the LOC110660269 gene encoding mevalonate kinase, translating into MEVKARAPGKIILSGEHAVVHGSTAVAASINLYTYVTLSFATAENDDSLKLQLKDLALEFSWPIGRIREALSNLGAPSSSTRTSCSMESIKTISALVEEENMPEAKIALTSGVSAFLWLYTSIQGFKPATVVVTSDLPLGSGLGSSAAFCVALSAALLAFSDSVNVDTKHLGWSIFGESDLELLNKWALEGEKIIHGKPSGIDNTVSAYGNMIKFKSGNLTRIKSNMPLKMLVTNTRVGRNTKALVAGVSERTLRHPNAMSFVFNAIDSISNELANIIQSPAPDDVSITEKEEKLEELMEMNQGLLQCMGVSHASIETVLRTTLKYKLASKLTGAGGGGCVLTLLPTLLSGTVVDKAIAELESCGFQCLIAGIGGNGVEFCFGGSS; encoded by the exons ATGGAAGTTAAAGCAAGAGCTCCAGGGAAAATCATTCTCTCCGGTGAACACGCAGTGGTGCACGGATCCACTGCAGTCGCTGCATCCATTAATCTCTACACCTATGTCACCCTTTCTTTTGCTACTGCTG AGAATGATGATTCACTGAAACTTCAGCTCAAGGATCTGGCACTAGAATTTTCATGGCCAATTGGTAGAATCAGAGAGGCATTATCTAACTTAGGTGCTCCTTCCTCTTCAACACGCACCTCTTGCTCGATGGAATCAATTAAGACAATTTCAGCTTTGGTTGAAGAAGAAAATATGCCAGAGGCAAAAATTGCACTCACTTCTGGAGTGTCAGCCTTTTTATGGTTATATACTTCTATTCAAGG ATTTAAGCCTGCCACCGTAGTTGTCACTTCTGATCTTCCACTGGGTTCAGGCCTAGGATCATCTGCTGCATTTTGTGTTGCCCTCTCAGCTGCTCTGCTTGCTTTCTCAGACTCTGTAAATGTGGACACAAAGCACCTAGGGTGGTCAATATTTGGAGAGTCTGACCTTGAATTATTAAACAAATGGGCTCTCGAAGGTGAAAAGATAATTCATGGAAAGCCATCTGGAATAGACAACACTGTCAGCGCATATG GCAACATGATCAAGTTCAAGTCTGGTAATCTGACTCGCATCAAGTCCAACATGCCGCTCAAAATGCTCGTCACTAACACAAGAGTTGGGAGGAACACAAAAGCACTGGTTGCTGGTGTTTCAGAGAGAACCTTACGGCACCCTAATGCCATGAGTTTTGTTTTTAATGCCATTGATTCTATCAGTAATGAGCTGGCTAACATCATTCAGTCACCTGCTCCAGATGATGTGTCCATAACTGAGAAGGAAGAGAAGCTAGAAGAGTTAATGGAAATGAATCAAGGCTTGCTTCAATGCATGGGGGTCAGCCATGCTTCTATAGAAACTGTTCTTCGGACAACATTGAAATACAAGTTAGCTTCCAAGCTGACTGGAGCAGGGGGTGGGGGGTGCGTGCTGACACTGTTACCAACCC TGCTATCAGGAACAGTTGTTGACAAAGCAATTGCTGAATTGGAGTCATGcggatttcaatgtttgattgctGGAATCGGTGGGAATGGTGTTGAGTTTTGCTTTGGTGGTTCATCCTGA
- the LOC110660299 gene encoding amidase 1: MARSSDYGAFMEKFVLKPSSSSHELPLNGLIFAVKDIFDVDGFVTGFGNPDWARTHLAATSTAPAVLAILRGGATCVGKTVMDEMAYSINGENKHYGTPTNPCAPDRVPGGSSSGSAVAVGAKLVDFSLGTDTGGSVRVPASYCSILGFRPSHDAVSTAGVIPMAQSFDTVGWFARDPVILNRVGRILLQLPDVDLVRPRQIFIAEDCFQLSSIPNNRVSQVLVKSVEKLFGGDVVKHLILGDYVEDKVPSLSRFMSKEIKKQDYNIASLAALSSAMRLLQRYEFKNNHGEWVNTVKPDLGPGISERVWEAVQTIGENIDICYSVKAEIIAALTTLLEDFGILAIPTVPGPPPKLNTDPTTLEIFRAKAFSLLSIAGVSGFCQVSIPLGMYDDLPVAISLLAKHGSDGFLLHVVETLYDALQEQIAISER, encoded by the exons ATGGCAAGAAGCTCGGAttatggagctttcatggagaaaTTCGTGCTCAAACCGAGTTCTTCATCTCATGAACTTCCCTTAAATGGTCTTATCTTTGCGGTTAAAGATAT TTTCGATGTGGATGGATTTGTGACTGGGTTTGGCAATCCGGATTGGGCAAGGACCCATTTAGCTGCGACATCTACTGCTCCGGCTGTTTTGGCTATCTTGAGAGGAGGAGCCACATGTGTTGGTAAAACTGTCATGGATGAAATGGCATATAG TATAAATGGCGAAAATAAACATTATGGCACACCTACAAATCCTTGTGCTCCAGATCGTGTACCTGGAGGATCTTCCAGTGGGTCTGCTGTTGCAGTAGGTGCAAAGCTTGTAGACTTCTCCTTAG GAACTGACACTGGAGGAAGTGTAAGAGTTCCAGCATCATATTGCAGTATTTTGGGGTTTCGACCTTCACATGATGCTGTTTCTACTGCTGGAGTTATTCCCATGGCACAGAGTTTTGATACTGTGG GATGGTTTGCTAGGGATCCAGTGATTTTGAATCGAGTTGGTCGCATTCTACTTCAATTGCCTGATGTGGATCTGGTTAGACCAAGGCAGATATTTATTGCAGAAGACTGTTTTCAGCTTTCAAGCATTCCGAATAATCGAGTTAGTCAAGTTCTTGTTAAATCAGTGGAGAAGTTATTTGGGG GTGATGTTGTCAAGCATTTAATCCTTGGGGACTATGTTGAGGACAAAGTTCCAAGTTTGAGTCGTTTTATGAGTAAAGAAATCAAAAAGCAAGACTATAATATAGCGTCCTTGGCAGCCCTCTCAAGTGCCATGCGTTTGCTTCAAAG GTATGAATTCAAGAATAACCATGGTGAATGGGTTAATACCGTCAAACCTGATTTGGGTCCAGGAATATCAGAACGAGTGTGGGAAGCTGTTCAAACAATAGGAGAAAACATTGATATTTGTTACTCTGTGAAGGCAGAAATAATTGCCGCCCTTACAACTCTTCTTGAG GATTTTGGTATCCTGGCTATCCCTACAGTACCAGGACCTCCACCAAAACTAAACACAGATCCAACTACACTGGAAATTTTTCGTGCCAAGGCTTTTAGCTTGCTCTCCATTGCTGGAGTATCAGGATTCTGCCAG GTGAGCATACCGCTAGGCATGTATGATGATCTACCTGTCGCTATTTCATTATTGGCGAAACATGGTTCAGATGGTTTCCTGCTCCATGTTGTTGAAACTCTTTATGACGCTCTCCAAGAACAGATTGCAATTTCAGAAAGATAG